From Deltaproteobacteria bacterium, one genomic window encodes:
- the gatB gene encoding Asp-tRNA(Asn)/Glu-tRNA(Gln) amidotransferase subunit GatB, whose translation MTYEAVIGLEIHAQLLTNSKVFCGCSTKFGAEANTQVCPVCLGMPGTLPVLNKKAVEFAVKMAIATDCRVNNKSIFARKNYFYPDLPKGYQISQYNEPLTQKGYIDIEVNGEKRRIGITRIHMEEDAGKLLHGETFEDEGFSFVDLNRAGVPLIEIVSEPDIRTAEEAVEYLKALRDILVYLEICDGNMEEGSFRCDANVSVRPRGQKEFGTKAELKNINSFRFVQKAIEYEINRQIEIVEDGGKIVQETRLFDSNKGITISMRSKEEAHDYRYFPDPDLLPLMVDEAWIEEIRGTLTELPAEKRERFVREYGIPSYDAGVLTATKELANYYEESVRLFNQPKVVSNWIMGELLRLLKEDNREAKECPVSPEKLVKLIRMVDAGAVNLKTAKEVFEEVYKTGKEPDAIVKEKGFVQVSDEGAILKAIDEIINANPKELADYKAGKEKLFSFFVGQTMKATKGQANPQVLNRLLKERLGK comes from the coding sequence ATGACATACGAAGCAGTAATCGGTCTTGAAATCCATGCCCAGCTTTTGACGAATTCAAAGGTCTTTTGCGGATGCTCCACAAAATTCGGCGCAGAGGCGAATACGCAGGTCTGTCCTGTGTGTCTGGGTATGCCGGGGACATTGCCTGTTTTAAATAAAAAGGCAGTGGAGTTTGCGGTAAAGATGGCCATTGCAACGGATTGCAGGGTAAATAACAAAAGTATCTTTGCGAGGAAAAATTATTTTTATCCTGACTTGCCGAAAGGGTATCAGATATCCCAGTATAATGAGCCGCTGACGCAGAAGGGCTATATTGATATTGAGGTCAATGGCGAAAAAAGGCGCATCGGCATAACAAGGATACACATGGAAGAGGACGCTGGCAAACTCCTCCACGGCGAAACATTTGAGGATGAGGGATTTAGTTTTGTTGACCTGAACAGGGCAGGCGTGCCGTTAATAGAGATTGTGAGCGAACCTGACATAAGGACAGCGGAAGAGGCAGTGGAATATCTGAAGGCCTTGCGCGATATTCTTGTCTATCTTGAAATCTGCGACGGCAATATGGAGGAGGGGAGCTTCCGGTGCGATGCCAATGTCTCTGTAAGGCCAAGGGGTCAAAAGGAATTCGGCACAAAGGCGGAGCTCAAGAATATAAATTCATTCAGGTTTGTGCAAAAGGCAATTGAATATGAGATAAACCGGCAGATAGAAATAGTGGAAGACGGCGGCAAGATAGTGCAGGAGACGCGGCTCTTTGATTCCAACAAGGGGATAACCATCTCCATGCGGAGCAAGGAAGAGGCACACGATTACCGCTATTTCCCCGATCCTGACCTTTTACCGCTTATGGTTGACGAGGCATGGATAGAGGAGATAAGAGGCACGCTTACTGAACTTCCAGCAGAAAAGAGGGAGAGGTTTGTGAGGGAATATGGCATACCCTCATACGATGCAGGGGTCTTGACTGCAACAAAGGAACTGGCAAATTATTATGAGGAAAGCGTCAGACTCTTTAACCAGCCAAAAGTCGTGTCCAACTGGATTATGGGAGAGCTTTTGAGGTTATTGAAAGAGGATAATAGGGAGGCGAAGGAGTGTCCTGTAAGTCCTGAAAAACTTGTAAAACTTATCAGGATGGTTGACGCAGGCGCTGTTAATCTCAAAACTGCAAAAGAGGTGTTTGAAGAGGTTTACAAGACAGGCAAAGAGCCTGATGCGATAGTAAAAGAAAAAGGGTTTGTCCAGGTTTCAGATGAGGGCGCAATTCTAAAGGCGATAGATGAAATAATAAACGCCAACCCCAAAGAGCTTGCGGATTACAAGGCAGGCAAAGAAAAACTCTTCAGCTTTTTTGTGGGCCAGACAATGAAGGCCACCAAAGGCCAGGCCAACCCGCAGGTGTTGAATAGGTTGCTGAAGGAGAGGCTGGGGAAGTAG
- a CDS encoding radical SAM protein, protein MKYKLTLIYPAHKKNLGAGRRKGKYPIPQLSLPTIAGLTDDRFEVSIIDDNIEDIDFDAKPDLVGITTMTALAPRAYEIALEFRKRGIPVIIGGIHVSMLPEEASQYADSVVIGEAEDVWPTALDDFIHGRLKKTYRGTGQHSLVNLPKPRLDLLKKERYFSSSLLMASRGCPHDCHYCSVTQFWGKGFRYRPIPEVIEELKSLKDRMVFFADDNLYGNKVYAKKLFREMIPLNKKWSCQGDSLIANDAELLKLAAESGCQWIFIGIESISEKNLALMRKSFNKVEQFKESFKKIHDAGISIFGSFIFGLDEDDEYVFKNTVEFAIDVKLDAANFYILTPLPGTKLFQEMKDAGRLIHTEWDKYDANHVVFKHPKLTQEQLLEGLISAYRHFYSIPSIAKRIFRSDNKRLIQTLELNIGRFLRRKRFEKVCRME, encoded by the coding sequence TTGAAATATAAACTAACGCTAATATATCCTGCGCATAAGAAAAACCTCGGCGCTGGCAGGAGGAAGGGAAAATATCCTATCCCTCAATTGAGCCTTCCCACAATCGCAGGCCTGACCGATGACCGCTTTGAAGTCAGTATAATAGATGACAATATTGAGGATATTGATTTTGACGCCAAGCCAGACCTGGTGGGGATAACCACTATGACTGCGCTTGCGCCGCGCGCCTATGAGATAGCGCTGGAATTCAGGAAAAGAGGCATCCCCGTCATCATAGGCGGAATACATGTATCGATGCTGCCTGAAGAGGCGTCTCAATATGCAGACTCGGTTGTTATAGGCGAGGCAGAGGATGTTTGGCCAACAGCGTTGGATGATTTTATACACGGAAGGCTGAAAAAAACATACAGAGGCACAGGCCAGCATTCCCTTGTAAATCTGCCAAAACCGCGGCTGGACTTGCTTAAAAAGGAAAGATATTTCTCAAGCAGTCTGCTCATGGCTTCCCGAGGATGTCCGCATGATTGTCACTATTGTTCTGTAACCCAATTTTGGGGAAAGGGCTTCAGATATAGGCCAATACCGGAGGTGATAGAGGAATTAAAGTCTCTGAAAGACAGGATGGTCTTTTTTGCAGACGATAACCTGTATGGCAATAAGGTATATGCAAAGAAATTGTTCAGGGAGATGATACCTCTCAATAAAAAGTGGTCGTGTCAGGGAGACAGTCTGATTGCAAATGACGCGGAACTCCTGAAACTGGCTGCTGAAAGCGGATGTCAGTGGATATTCATAGGCATAGAATCCATATCTGAAAAAAATCTGGCCCTGATGAGGAAATCATTTAATAAGGTGGAGCAGTTCAAAGAGTCTTTTAAAAAGATACATGATGCAGGTATCAGCATATTCGGCTCATTTATCTTTGGCCTTGATGAGGATGATGAGTATGTATTTAAGAACACGGTGGAGTTTGCAATTGATGTAAAGTTAGACGCAGCCAATTTTTACATCCTCACGCCCCTTCCCGGAACAAAACTCTTTCAGGAGATGAAGGATGCAGGGAGGCTCATTCATACAGAGTGGGACAAGTATGACGCCAATCATGTAGTCTTCAAACACCCAAAACTTACGCAGGAACAACTCTTGGAAGGGCTTATATCAGCATACAGGCATTTTTACTCCATCCCTTCCATAGCAAAAAGGATATTTCGTTCAGATAATAAAAGACTTATCCAAACATTAGAGTTGAATATCGGACGTTTTCTCAGGAGGAAACGGTTTGAAAAGGTATGCAGGATGGAGTAA
- the polX gene encoding DNA polymerase/3'-5' exonuclease PolX, with amino-acid sequence MENPDIAKIFEDIADLLEIKNENPFRVRSYRNAALIIGGLPESLRSVVLRDEKELEDIKGIGKSIHEKIVEIIKTGKCKFHDELLKELPPGLLDLLEVSGIGPKKVQLLYDKLGIKSVEELEKAARDGKLRDLPHMGEKTEEKILKAIEELKSHKGRFRISLALSYAEPLIDYLKKIPGVIKVEPAGSLRRWKDTIGDVDILVTCKKGAVVMERFVKYPDVKDVLAKGETKSTVMLKCNLQVDVRVLEEKSFGSALQYFTGSKSHNIAIRDRAKRMGLKISEYGVFDEKTDKWIAGRTEEDVYKAVGLPFIPPEIRENMGEIEAAEKGSLPKLIEIKDIKGDLHVHTIESDGIHTLEEMVAYAMQKRYEYIAVTDHSKALGITHGLDEPRVLKQIKEIDRINSQFKGFRILTGTEVDIKGDGSLDLDADVLKKLDCVVGAVHSRFNMTMEDMTDRIITAMATGLVNIIAHPTGRIIAAREPYPVDMSRLMQAAKKYNVILELNSYPERLDLNDSYLRLAKDMGVMVAISTDSHNRQHMDFIRFGIHTARRGWLEKKDVLNTRPLKEVLRILKK; translated from the coding sequence ATGGAAAACCCAGACATTGCAAAAATATTTGAAGACATCGCAGACCTGTTGGAGATAAAGAACGAAAACCCTTTCAGGGTGCGCTCTTACCGGAATGCTGCGCTCATCATTGGGGGGCTTCCTGAGAGTTTACGGTCTGTTGTTCTGCGGGATGAAAAAGAGCTTGAGGATATCAAAGGTATCGGTAAGAGCATCCATGAGAAGATAGTTGAAATCATCAAGACCGGAAAGTGCAAATTTCATGACGAGCTTTTAAAGGAACTGCCGCCGGGTCTTCTTGATCTTCTGGAGGTGTCGGGCATTGGGCCTAAAAAGGTTCAGCTTTTGTACGATAAGCTGGGCATCAAAAGCGTTGAAGAACTGGAAAAGGCTGCAAGAGACGGCAAGCTCAGAGATCTGCCGCACATGGGGGAAAAGACAGAGGAAAAGATATTAAAGGCCATAGAAGAGCTTAAATCCCATAAAGGACGTTTCAGAATATCACTTGCATTGTCTTATGCCGAACCTCTGATAGATTATCTGAAAAAGATTCCAGGGGTAATAAAAGTTGAACCTGCGGGAAGTTTGAGGCGGTGGAAGGATACCATCGGCGATGTGGATATTCTGGTAACATGCAAAAAAGGCGCGGTGGTGATGGAGAGGTTTGTAAAATATCCTGATGTGAAAGATGTGCTTGCAAAGGGCGAAACGAAATCAACGGTCATGCTGAAGTGCAATCTGCAAGTAGATGTCAGGGTGTTGGAGGAAAAATCATTCGGCTCTGCGCTCCAGTATTTTACAGGCTCAAAGTCGCACAATATTGCCATCCGTGACAGGGCAAAGCGAATGGGGCTTAAGATCAGCGAATACGGCGTGTTTGATGAGAAGACGGATAAATGGATTGCAGGAAGGACCGAAGAGGATGTGTATAAGGCCGTGGGTCTGCCTTTCATACCGCCGGAAATCAGAGAAAATATGGGAGAGATTGAGGCTGCTGAAAAAGGCAGTCTGCCAAAACTGATAGAGATTAAAGATATAAAAGGCGACCTGCATGTTCATACAATAGAGAGCGACGGAATCCATACGCTGGAAGAAATGGTTGCCTATGCAATGCAAAAAAGATACGAATATATTGCCGTAACAGATCATTCAAAGGCACTGGGCATTACTCATGGTCTTGATGAGCCAAGGGTTTTGAAGCAGATTAAAGAGATAGACAGAATAAATAGCCAGTTTAAAGGCTTCCGCATATTAACTGGGACTGAGGTTGATATAAAGGGAGACGGCTCCCTTGATCTGGACGCGGATGTTTTAAAAAAGCTTGATTGCGTAGTGGGGGCTGTTCATTCAAGATTCAATATGACAATGGAAGATATGACAGACAGGATTATAACGGCTATGGCAACCGGCCTTGTAAACATCATAGCCCATCCTACAGGAAGGATTATTGCAGCAAGGGAACCGTATCCTGTTGATATGTCGAGACTTATGCAGGCGGCTAAAAAGTATAATGTAATCCTTGAGCTTAACAGCTATCCTGAAAGGCTTGATTTAAATGACAGCTATTTAAGGCTTGCAAAGGATATGGGTGTTATGGTCGCCATATCCACGGATTCCCACAACAGACAACATATGGATTTTATCAGATTCGGCATCCACACTGCCCGCAGAGGCTGGCTGGAGAAAAAGGATGTATTAAATACAAGGCCGCTGAAAGAGGTTTTGAGGATACTGAAAAAGTAA
- the amrS gene encoding AmmeMemoRadiSam system radical SAM enzyme: MEAKLYSKADKNYVNCFLCCHHCKIADGKRGICGVRENKGGTLYTLVYGKVIAHHIDPIEKKPFFQFQPGSHSYSIATVGCNFRCLHCQNFEISQMPKDQKKILGEDITPEEIVNEALETGCQSISYTYTEPTIFFEFAYDCMKLAKEKGLKNTFVTNGFMTRECLDEMKGLLDAANVDVKAFTEEFYRKVCGARLAPVLESVEYMRKLGIWVEITTLIIPTQNDSEDELRQIAKWIYATDKTMPWHLSAFYPTYKMDNIPATPVSIIDRAREIGLEQGLRYVYTGNVPGDPGESTYCYNCKKKIIERFGFDVRKNVVKDSKCPHCGVKIDGVEI, from the coding sequence ATGGAAGCTAAATTATACAGCAAGGCCGATAAAAATTATGTCAACTGCTTTCTCTGCTGCCATCATTGCAAAATTGCCGATGGAAAAAGAGGCATCTGCGGTGTGCGCGAAAACAAGGGCGGCACGCTCTATACCCTTGTTTACGGCAAGGTCATCGCCCATCACATAGACCCCATAGAAAAAAAACCATTCTTCCAGTTCCAGCCGGGGAGCCATTCCTATTCCATTGCAACAGTTGGCTGCAATTTCAGATGCCTCCACTGCCAGAATTTTGAGATATCCCAGATGCCTAAAGATCAGAAAAAAATCCTCGGCGAAGATATAACCCCTGAGGAGATTGTTAATGAGGCGCTGGAAACCGGCTGCCAGAGCATATCCTACACCTATACCGAGCCGACCATATTCTTTGAATTTGCCTATGACTGCATGAAACTTGCAAAAGAAAAGGGGCTCAAAAATACATTTGTGACAAACGGCTTTATGACAAGGGAATGTCTTGATGAGATGAAAGGGCTTCTTGATGCGGCAAATGTGGATGTAAAGGCATTCACAGAGGAGTTTTACAGAAAGGTGTGCGGGGCGCGGCTTGCCCCTGTGCTTGAATCTGTTGAATATATGCGGAAGCTCGGGATATGGGTGGAGATAACGACACTTATAATTCCAACTCAAAATGATTCCGAAGATGAACTCCGGCAGATTGCAAAATGGATTTATGCTACAGACAAAACCATGCCGTGGCACTTAAGCGCATTTTATCCTACATACAAGATGGATAATATCCCGGCAACACCTGTCTCCATTATTGACCGCGCAAGGGAGATTGGCCTTGAGCAAGGGCTCAGGTATGTCTATACAGGAAATGTGCCTGGCGACCCCGGAGAATCCACATACTGCTACAACTGCAAAAAAAAGATAATTGAAAGATTCGGCTTTGATGTGCGGAAGAATGTGGTCAAAGATTCAAAATGTCCGCATTGCGGGGTAAAGATAGATGGGGTGGAAATATAG
- a CDS encoding BCAM0308 family protein yields the protein MKGKKASVKVAKKAIDTYKDPYIPKEGPHDMAVCKKCHAIYYNKRWSMDEAPYKKRKENKKTLFVLCPACRKIRDGYAEGFVTLKGDYLKEHKQDMLNLIKNEEERAMGYNPLERIIDIKDRGNMIEITTTHEKLAQRIGKKIHKACQGDLEIKWTEDRVTRVVWER from the coding sequence ATGAAAGGCAAAAAGGCTTCGGTAAAGGTTGCAAAGAAGGCGATTGATACTTACAAGGATCCGTATATACCAAAGGAGGGGCCGCATGACATGGCCGTATGCAAGAAATGCCATGCCATATATTACAACAAAAGATGGTCAATGGATGAAGCGCCTTATAAAAAAAGGAAGGAAAACAAAAAGACACTGTTCGTGCTCTGCCCCGCATGTCGGAAGATAAGGGATGGATATGCCGAAGGGTTTGTTACATTAAAAGGCGATTATCTGAAGGAGCACAAGCAGGATATGTTAAATCTCATAAAAAACGAGGAAGAAAGGGCAATGGGATACAACCCGCTGGAAAGGATTATTGATATAAAGGACAGGGGGAACATGATTGAGATAACCACAACACATGAAAAGCTTGCCCAGCGCATCGGCAAAAAGATACACAAGGCATGTCAGGGCGATCTGGAAATCAAATGGACAGAAGACAGGGTGACGAGGGTTGTGTGGGAGAGATAG
- a CDS encoding YbhB/YbcL family Raf kinase inhibitor-like protein, producing the protein MQIKSAAFENNGFIPKEYTCDGADVSPPLTWAKPPSGTKGIALICDDPDAPMGTWVHWVLYGLSPETTSLIEGVPAQKEISGGARQGINDFRKIGYGGPCPPKGPAHRYFFKLYAVDVELNLPSGATKQDVEKAIKGHILDEGQLVGKYGR; encoded by the coding sequence ATGCAAATCAAAAGCGCTGCATTTGAAAACAACGGATTTATACCAAAGGAATATACCTGCGACGGCGCAGATGTCTCGCCGCCTTTGACATGGGCAAAACCTCCGTCAGGCACAAAGGGTATTGCCTTAATCTGCGATGATCCTGATGCGCCAATGGGCACATGGGTTCACTGGGTTCTTTACGGTCTGTCTCCGGAAACAACATCTCTGATAGAGGGTGTGCCGGCTCAGAAGGAAATTTCAGGCGGAGCAAGACAGGGCATAAATGATTTCAGAAAAATTGGTTACGGAGGCCCATGCCCGCCAAAAGGCCCTGCCCACAGATATTTTTTCAAGCTCTATGCGGTAGATGTTGAGTTAAACCTGCCATCCGGCGCAACAAAACAGGATGTAGAAAAGGCAATAAAAGGCCATATATTAGATGAGGGGCAGTTGGTGGGAAAATATGGGAGATAG